The proteins below come from a single Papaver somniferum cultivar HN1 chromosome 11, ASM357369v1, whole genome shotgun sequence genomic window:
- the LOC113323959 gene encoding IQ domain-containing protein IQM3-like codes for MEVETSFPPSSFPVAHKLLDKRMVLVDDTSLNTEVMNSMVVSNEEREEIEESSETLTSRNTDMVDSMVVTEKEETEFFSETLVTKKSTVINIQEESGEGSENFVEAVELRSATEIDGSGGETKAVLKMQKAYRGYRTRRKLADSAVLAEEYWWQAIDFARLNHSTISFFNMPETPISRWNRVAMNASIMTTVGKGELMDTSIGSEGAKWIFVMSTSKKLYAGEKKKGCFHHSTFLAGGTTLAAGRLVAENGELKTISAYSGHYRPTEENLDSFKDFLSENGADLNKVQIRSSTDDHKSNGDSNSVHGSGPLEAFANKTEASASSDSLHLEIPNGEVEDQILSEPTEGSLGIERKASHKRTLSGGLQSPRADVPKIKILQRINSKNATSSYQLGHQLSRKWSTGAGPRIGCVADYPPEIQQQALEFVNLSPRAPLETSQHYTELFPSSPRSKNGSAGNCTVDN; via the exons ATGGAGGTTGAAACATCTTTCCCACCTTCTTCATTCCCTGTTGCTCATAAATTATTAGATAAAAGAATGGTACTTGTTGATGATACCAGTTTAAATACAGAGGTCATGAATTCAATGGTGGTTAGCAATGAAGagagagaagaaatagaagaaagtTCTGAAACTTTGACTAGTAGGAATACAGATATGGTTGATTCAATGGTGGTTACTGAGAAAGAAGAAACTGAATTTTTTTCTGAAACTTTGGTTACTAAGAAATCAACGGTGATTAACATTCAAGAAGAATCAGGAGAAGGAAGTGAAAATTTTGTAGAAGCGGTTGAGTTGAGATCAGCAACAGAGATTGATGGTTCTGGAGGGGAAACTAAAGCTGTGTTGAAGATGCAGAAAGCTTACAGAGGTTATAGGACTCGGCGTAAGTTAGCTGATTCTGCTGTTCTTGCTGAAGAATACTG GTGGCAAGCAATTGATTTTGCTAGATTGAATCACAGTACAATCTCATTTTTCAATATGCCAGAAACACCTATCTCAAGGTGGAATCGAGTTGCTATGAATGCGTCCAtaatgacaact GTTGGGAAAGGAGAACTTATGGATACAAGTATAGGATCTGAAGGAGCTAAATGGATATTTGTAATGAGTACATCCAAGAAACTTTATGCTGGAGAG AAAAAGAAAGGGTGTTTTCATCATTCCACTTTTCTTGCTGGAGGAACTACCTTGGCAGCTGGAAGGCTTGTTGCGGAGAATGGAGagcttaag ACAATTTCTGCATACAGTGGACATTATCGTCCAACTGAAGAAAACCTCGACAGCTTTAAAGATTTTCTCAGTGAAAATGGGGCCGACCTTAACAAAGTTCAG ATTCGCTCTTCTACTGATGACCACAAGAGCAATGGAGACAGCAATTCAGTTCATGGGAGTGGACCATTAGAAGCTTTTGCCAATAAAACTGAAGCCTCAGCATCTTCTGATTCTCTTCATCTTGAAATTCCGAATGGTGAAGTGGAAGACCAAATACTCTCAGAACCAACAGAAGGTAGTCTCGGAATTGAAAGGAAAGCAAGTCACAAGAGAACCTTATCAGGTGGTCTCCAAAGTCCAAGAGCAGATGTGCCCAAGATAAAAATATTACAGAGGATCAATTCCAAAAATGCAACATCTTCATATCAGCTTGGTCATCAACTCTCGCGAAAATGGTCCACCGGAGCCGGTCCAAGAATCGGGTGTGTTGCAGATTACCCTCCTGAAATACAACAACAAGCCTTGGAGTTTGTCAATCTCTCACCAAGAGCTCCGCTTGAAACTTCTCAACACTATACTGAACTCTTTCCATCTTCTCCTCGCTCCAAAAATGGTTCAGCGGGTAACTGCACTGTTGATAATTGA